TTATTTTGATAAATTAAGGAGAAATAATGATTGGAGAAATGTTCCATGCATTGGAGTATTAACTTCTAATTGTGTAAGTACGATGCCATTAACCAGAGCTGAGTGGGATATTCCTTTATCTGGCTTTATCACAGAAAAAGAAATATTTGTATAATAGAAGATTCATAAAGTGATTAATTAATAGTTTTAAAAAATGGAAAATCAGGAAAAATACAATAAATTATCAAAATTAGTAGAAAAGTTGAAGAAATCAGAAGATCCAAAAAGAAAATATGAATACATTTTGTGGTTAGGCAAAAAAATGAAAGAACCAGATAGTGAAATCCTTGTTGAAGAAAATAAAGTTGAGGGATGCGTTTCAGAAGTTTTTGTTAAGGCAACTATTAAGGCTGGTAAATTATTTTGGGAAGGATATTCTGATGCACTCATAACAAAGGGTTTGTTGGCCTTTCTAATAAGTGGATTAAATGAGTTAACACCAAATGAAGTTGTTGAAATAGATAAGAAATTTATAGAAGATACTGGTTTGAAAGCAAGCTTAACACCTTCACGATCAAATGGTTTTTTAAACATTTTATTGAAAATGCAGTCTCAAGCCAATGAATTTTTGTAGGCCTAATAATATAAAATTAAACTCAAAGTTAAAAGAAATAAAAAATGAGAAAATGCAAAATTGGGATTGTAGGTTTTGGAACTGTAGGTTCAGGGATTTATAAAATATTAAGTTCTGAGGTCGATTCACATCCAATACTAAAAGAAATAGAAATTGCAAAAATAGCAGTTAAAGATCTTAATAAAAAA
The Prochlorococcus marinus str. GP2 genome window above contains:
- a CDS encoding SufE family protein — protein: MENQEKYNKLSKLVEKLKKSEDPKRKYEYILWLGKKMKEPDSEILVEENKVEGCVSEVFVKATIKAGKLFWEGYSDALITKGLLAFLISGLNELTPNEVVEIDKKFIEDTGLKASLTPSRSNGFLNILLKMQSQANEFL